Below is a window of Enterobacter kobei DNA.
AGCTGGCAGGATAAATAAGGAGTCGCGTATGAAACCCATTATTCAGGTGCAGGCCGTCAGTCAGCGTTTCTCTACCGCCAGCGGTGAATTCCTCGCGCTGCAAAACGTCTCATTTGATATTCACGAAGGAGAGACCGTCAGCCTGATTGGCCACTCCGGCTGCGGCAAATCGACGCTGCTCAATTTAATCGCCGGTATCACGCTGCCCACCGAAGGCGGGTTGATCTGCGATAACCGGGAAATCGCAGGCCCCGGCCCGGAACGCGCGGTGGTGTTCCAGAACCATTCGCTGTTGCCGTGGCTGACCTGCTTTGACAACGTGGCGCTGGCAGTGGATCAGGTGTTTCGCCGCACCATGACGAAAGCGGAGCGCAAAGAATGGATTGAGCACAACCTGGATCGCGTGCAGATGGGCCATGCGCTGCACAAACGCCCGGACGAGGTGTCCGGGGGCATGAAACAGCGTGTCGGCATTGCCCGCGCGCTGGCGATGAAGCCGAAAGTGCTGCTAATGGATGAACCTTTTGGCGCGCTGGATGCGCTGACCCGCGCCCATTTGCAGGACACAGTGATGCAGATCCAGCAGTCGCTGAACACCACCATCGTGCTGATCACTCACGATGTGGATGAAGCGGTGCTGCTCTCGGATCGCGTGATGATGATGACCAACGGTCCGGCGGCGACGGTGGGGGAAGTGCTGGCGGTAAACCTGCCGCGTCCGCGTAACCGTGTGGCGCTGGCCGAAGAGAGTCGTTATCACCATCTGCGTCAGCAAATTCTGCATTTCCTCTACGAAAAACAGCCGAAAGCGGCGTAAGGGGCAGCGATGATGCGGCAACTGATCATCATTGGCAACGGCATGGCGGCGACCCGGCTGGCACAGGCGCTTATCAGCCGCGATGCGACGCGCTTTGCCATCACCCTTATCGGCGACGAACCCTGCGCGGCCTATAACCGCATTCAGCTTTCCCCGGTGCTGAGCGGGGAAAAGCCCTTCGCCGATACGCGGCTACTGCCTGCGGACTGGTACGACGCAAACCGCATTAACGTACTCTCCGGCGAACGGGTGCTGGCAGTGGATCATGCAGCGCGAACGCTGCAAACCGACCAGCGCCAGCTTTCCTGGGACGAACTGGTGTTTGCCACCGGATCGCAGCCCTTTATTCCGCCTATACCCGGACATACCCAGCCGCATGTTTTTGCCTTTCGCACGCTGGCGGATGTCAACGCCATGCTGGCAACGCGCGGTCCAGTGGTGGTGCTCGGGGGCGGCGTGCTGGGTGTCGAAGCCGCCGCGGCTTTTGCCCGTCGTGGTGACAGTGTCACGCTGGTGCATCGCGCCGATCGTCTGATGGAGCAGCAGCTTGATCGTCAGGCGGGTGACCTGTTGGCAGGGCATCTGCGGGCGCGCGGTATCCACTGCGAGCTGAACAGCGGTATCACCGCGATTAACGCCGACTCGGTGACGCTGAATGACGGACGAACCGTTCCGGCGTCACGGGTGGTGATCGCCACCGG
It encodes the following:
- a CDS encoding ABC transporter ATP-binding protein → MKPIIQVQAVSQRFSTASGEFLALQNVSFDIHEGETVSLIGHSGCGKSTLLNLIAGITLPTEGGLICDNREIAGPGPERAVVFQNHSLLPWLTCFDNVALAVDQVFRRTMTKAERKEWIEHNLDRVQMGHALHKRPDEVSGGMKQRVGIARALAMKPKVLLMDEPFGALDALTRAHLQDTVMQIQQSLNTTIVLITHDVDEAVLLSDRVMMMTNGPAATVGEVLAVNLPRPRNRVALAEESRYHHLRQQILHFLYEKQPKAA